One window from the genome of Synergistetes bacterium HGW-Synergistetes-1 encodes:
- a CDS encoding NAD-dependent dehydratase, translating to MKILVTGAAGFIGSHLTEKLLDEGHDVRAFVRYNSRNEWGWLENNYHPNLEVYSGDIRDYDSVHTAMKGVDAVFHLAALIGIPYSYVSPMAYIKTNVEGTYNILQSAREFGVRVVHTSTSEIYGTAQYVPIDEKHPVNPQSPYAATKSGADQLALTYHRSFDTPVVVVRPFNTYGPRQSARAIIPTIISQALSGVNEIKLGNLSPTRDLNFVTDTASGFIKVGMSGKAIGKVINLGTGKEISIGDLAGKILSIIGSNATINSEGQRLRPKNSEVERLCSNALLAKEVSGWEPEVSLDDGIKMTIEWIKSNLCTFKPTIYNV from the coding sequence ATGAAAATACTTGTTACCGGAGCTGCTGGTTTTATTGGTTCACATCTGACAGAGAAATTACTTGACGAAGGACATGATGTCAGGGCATTTGTCCGTTACAATTCCCGTAATGAATGGGGATGGCTGGAAAACAACTATCACCCCAACCTGGAAGTTTACAGCGGAGATATAAGGGATTATGACTCGGTTCATACGGCAATGAAGGGTGTGGATGCTGTTTTTCACTTAGCAGCATTGATAGGTATTCCCTATTCTTATGTTTCACCTATGGCATATATAAAAACTAATGTGGAAGGCACATATAATATTTTACAGTCAGCAAGGGAGTTTGGGGTACGTGTTGTACACACTTCCACCAGTGAGATTTATGGAACTGCTCAGTACGTTCCAATAGACGAAAAACATCCGGTTAACCCACAGTCACCATATGCGGCCACAAAATCAGGAGCAGATCAGCTTGCACTGACATATCATCGTTCTTTTGATACTCCTGTTGTTGTTGTCAGACCTTTCAATACATACGGTCCGAGACAGTCAGCCAGAGCAATTATTCCCACAATAATTTCGCAGGCCTTATCAGGGGTAAATGAGATCAAACTTGGTAATCTTTCACCCACACGAGACTTGAATTTTGTCACTGATACTGCCAGTGGATTTATTAAGGTGGGAATGTCAGGCAAAGCCATTGGCAAGGTTATAAATTTAGGAACAGGCAAAGAGATCTCTATTGGTGATCTCGCTGGTAAGATTTTGTCTATAATTGGGTCGAATGCTACAATAAACTCCGAAGGACAGCGTCTTCGTCCGAAGAACAGTGAAGTAGAGAGGCTTTGTTCTAATGCGTTACTTGCGAAAGAGGTATCTGGCTGGGAACCTGAAGTATCTTTAGATGATGGGATAAAAATGACAATAGAGTGGATCAAATCCAACTTATGTACATTTAAACCAACCATATACAATGTGTGA
- a CDS encoding glycosyl transferase family 1 → MNILVYDIAAESGGALSILTDFYDQVCNLHDDNNIWYFVLSVPKLENQKNIRITQYPWVKRGIIFRLWFEFVQTRKIIKKYKIDVVISLQNTTIPFCNKPQIVSLHNTLPFFRCDLSVMSGMKSVVKQYFINKNIIRSLKAAHSIMVPANWIKDLCHKQYKVNENKIYVLPVKIDANNIQTCTDLNMANKTFFYPAAAQPYKRHMMILKACKEIKSKNIDFNVVFTITGAENAYAVKLKEYSKINDLNVVFVGMLRRQEVLEYYTKSVLLFPSIIETDALPLEEAKSSNSFIFASKSPFSQEILMDYANCEFFQDGDYKKLSLLLEDMILGKFDLNVSKCKAVRINTMNRAELCLAIFNENYNKNIELN, encoded by the coding sequence ATGAATATATTAGTATATGATATTGCTGCTGAATCCGGCGGAGCACTAAGTATACTTACTGATTTTTATGATCAAGTATGTAATTTACATGATGATAACAATATTTGGTATTTTGTTCTAAGTGTTCCTAAACTTGAAAATCAGAAGAATATACGTATCACACAATATCCATGGGTTAAACGAGGCATTATTTTTAGGTTATGGTTTGAGTTTGTGCAAACAAGAAAAATTATAAAAAAATATAAAATTGATGTAGTAATTTCATTGCAAAACACAACTATACCTTTTTGTAATAAACCACAAATTGTTTCGTTGCACAATACTTTGCCCTTTTTTCGTTGTGATTTAAGTGTAATGTCGGGGATGAAATCAGTCGTTAAACAATATTTTATTAACAAAAATATAATAAGATCATTAAAAGCTGCTCATTCTATCATGGTACCAGCAAACTGGATAAAAGATTTGTGCCATAAACAATATAAGGTGAACGAAAATAAAATTTATGTTTTACCTGTGAAAATTGATGCGAATAATATACAAACGTGTACTGATTTAAATATGGCTAATAAAACTTTTTTTTACCCGGCTGCAGCACAACCATACAAACGACATATGATGATCCTTAAGGCCTGTAAAGAAATTAAGTCAAAAAATATTGATTTCAATGTAGTGTTTACTATTACAGGAGCAGAAAACGCCTATGCAGTTAAACTAAAGGAGTATTCAAAAATAAATGATTTGAATGTAGTTTTTGTTGGAATGCTTCGTCGTCAAGAAGTATTGGAATATTACACTAAATCAGTTTTGTTATTTCCGTCCATAATTGAAACTGATGCTTTGCCTCTTGAAGAAGCAAAATCATCGAACAGTTTTATTTTTGCATCAAAGTCGCCATTCTCTCAGGAGATATTAATGGATTACGCTAATTGCGAATTTTTTCAGGATGGAGATTATAAAAAATTGAGCTTGTTATTGGAAGATATGATCCTAGGGAAATTTGATCTTAACGTTAGTAAGTGCAAAGCAGTAAGGATCAATACCATGAATAGAGCAGAATTATGTTTGGCAATTTTTAACGAGAATTATAATAAAAATATTGAGTTAAATTAA
- a CDS encoding CMP-N-acetylneuraminic acid synthetase: MERTWIDRGGSIVIKILFSICGRGGSKGVKNKNIRTFLNAPLIHYSLVDAYLAFNDKNKDIEKHIIVDSDSDLILETAASFLPNIYIHKREARYAGDNVAKKLAISAALDDFEKNVCLVDCVIDLDITSPLRTVKDIDNIYELYQKGNNDIVFSVVPARRNPYFNMVERLDSHTQLCKKANFACRQDAPPVYEMNASIYAYKPECLRNSKSIFENLTDCVEMKDYGVLDIDNEHDFELMELVYAHIAERDDEYYSVKRQMAQGGSLS; encoded by the coding sequence ATGGAAAGAACTTGGATTGACCGAGGGGGTAGTATTGTGATCAAAATTTTATTTTCCATCTGCGGCAGAGGTGGCTCCAAAGGAGTAAAAAATAAAAATATACGTACATTTCTCAACGCCCCTTTGATCCATTACTCGCTGGTAGACGCATATCTTGCTTTCAATGATAAAAATAAGGACATTGAAAAACATATCATCGTTGACAGTGATTCTGATTTGATCTTAGAAACGGCAGCATCTTTTCTGCCTAATATTTACATTCATAAACGTGAAGCGCGATATGCCGGGGACAATGTTGCTAAAAAATTGGCTATTAGTGCTGCTTTGGATGACTTTGAGAAGAATGTCTGTCTTGTTGATTGTGTTATTGATTTGGACATAACATCTCCACTACGCACAGTGAAAGATATTGATAATATTTATGAGTTATATCAAAAAGGCAATAATGATATTGTTTTTTCTGTAGTGCCAGCCAGACGCAACCCATACTTTAACATGGTCGAGAGGTTGGACAGCCATACACAGCTTTGTAAAAAAGCAAATTTCGCATGTCGTCAAGATGCTCCTCCAGTATATGAAATGAACGCTTCGATATACGCGTATAAGCCAGAATGTCTTAGAAATTCAAAATCTATTTTTGAAAATCTTACAGACTGTGTTGAAATGAAAGATTATGGAGTTTTGGACATAGATAATGAGCATGATTTTGAATTGATGGAACTTGTTTATGCTCATATTGCAGAACGCGACGACGAATACTATTCTGTTAAAAGGCAAATGGCTCAGGGCGGATCATTGTCATGA
- a CDS encoding UDP-N-acetylglucosamine 2-epimerase (non-hydrolyzing), which yields MSKLKLMIVMGTRPEIIKLSEIIKKCDKYFELNIVHTGQNYDYSLNQVFFEELGLREPDFYLNVAGDNLGQTMGNVLAKSYELFDTEKPDAILVLGDTNSCLCVISAKRLKIPIFHLEAGNRCKDENLPEEVIRRIVDVTSDVNLCYSENARRYILDAGVKPENTYVVGSTIAEVLTANIDKIDDSKVLEKLELKPHKYILLSAHREENIDIESNFFSLMNAVNAMAEKYDMPILYSCHPRSKKYIEQRGFKFDPRVIQHQPLGFFDYNKLQQNAFCVVSDSGTIPEEGSYFNFPAVSIRTSTERPEAMDKGIFVIGSITSDYVLQAVDLAVSMHANGDDGLTVPAYCDENVSTKVVKIIQSYVGIINRMVWRKA from the coding sequence ATGAGTAAATTGAAATTAATGATTGTCATGGGAACTCGCCCGGAGATTATTAAGTTGTCCGAGATTATAAAAAAGTGTGATAAATACTTCGAATTAAATATTGTCCATACAGGACAAAATTATGATTACTCATTGAATCAGGTGTTTTTTGAGGAACTAGGGTTACGTGAGCCTGATTTTTACCTTAATGTGGCAGGAGATAATTTAGGTCAGACAATGGGTAATGTACTTGCAAAGTCCTACGAACTCTTTGATACAGAAAAGCCGGATGCTATACTTGTGCTTGGAGATACCAACTCCTGCCTCTGTGTAATTTCTGCGAAGCGCCTCAAGATACCCATATTTCACCTTGAGGCCGGCAATCGCTGTAAGGATGAAAATCTTCCTGAAGAAGTTATAAGAAGGATCGTTGACGTTACCAGCGATGTCAATTTATGTTACTCTGAAAATGCCCGCCGTTATATCCTTGACGCAGGTGTAAAACCTGAAAATACCTATGTCGTAGGTTCCACCATCGCAGAAGTATTGACAGCTAATATTGATAAGATCGACGATAGCAAGGTCCTGGAAAAACTTGAACTTAAGCCGCACAAATATATTCTTCTTTCAGCCCATAGAGAGGAGAACATTGATATTGAATCCAACTTCTTCAGCCTAATGAATGCTGTTAACGCAATGGCTGAAAAATATGATATGCCGATTCTTTACAGCTGCCATCCCCGTTCAAAAAAATATATAGAGCAAAGAGGCTTCAAATTTGATCCACGTGTTATTCAACATCAGCCACTTGGTTTCTTTGATTACAACAAACTGCAGCAGAACGCTTTCTGTGTAGTATCTGACAGTGGCACGATTCCTGAAGAGGGTTCATATTTCAATTTCCCCGCTGTGTCAATTCGTACCTCTACTGAACGTCCGGAAGCTATGGACAAGGGCATCTTTGTCATTGGTTCTATAACTTCTGATTACGTGCTTCAAGCCGTTGACCTTGCAGTTTCTATGCATGCGAATGGCGATGATGGCCTGACTGTCCCGGCTTATTGCGATGAGAACGTAAGCACAAAAGTTGTGAAGATCATCCAGAGCTATGTAGGTATTATTAATAGAATGGTCTGGAGGAAAGCGTAG
- the neuB gene encoding N-acetylneuraminate synthase, whose protein sequence is MMRTYIIAEAGVNHNGSLDIALELVDKAKESGADAIKFQTFTAENLVKKNTPQADYQKANMNLEQSQFEMLKKLELSRDDHFKLFSYCSQKKIDFISSPFDEDSFVFLADSLKLKRIKLGSGEITNGPLLMKIAQRGIDLILSTGMSTLGDIELALACLAFGYLRIDTQPTIENFLMAYSKPEALEILKKKVVMLHCTSEYPAPVKDVNLRVIPKLIDAFGIPVGYSDHTQSIVIPSAAVALGAEVIEKHFTLDRKMKGPDHKASIEPNAFKNMVDNIRDVENALGGSRKIVTSMEWSNRKLVRKGVYAKGKIKTGETITADKIMAKRPADAHSPMLFWTFIDKKAEKDYDPDDAIR, encoded by the coding sequence ATGATGCGGACTTATATAATTGCAGAGGCCGGCGTAAATCATAACGGGTCACTGGATATTGCACTGGAATTAGTTGACAAAGCCAAAGAGTCAGGTGCTGATGCGATCAAGTTCCAGACATTTACAGCTGAAAACCTGGTTAAAAAGAACACGCCTCAGGCAGATTATCAGAAAGCCAACATGAATTTAGAACAAAGCCAGTTTGAAATGCTGAAAAAATTAGAATTATCCAGAGATGATCACTTTAAGCTGTTCAGTTATTGTTCACAAAAAAAGATCGATTTTATCTCAAGCCCGTTTGATGAAGACAGTTTTGTTTTTCTTGCAGACTCGCTGAAGCTTAAACGGATCAAATTAGGCTCAGGAGAAATAACTAACGGGCCATTATTGATGAAGATTGCACAAAGAGGAATTGACCTTATATTATCTACCGGCATGAGCACCTTAGGGGATATTGAACTTGCGTTGGCATGTCTGGCTTTCGGATATCTCAGGATAGATACTCAGCCAACAATTGAGAATTTCCTAATGGCATATTCTAAGCCAGAAGCTCTTGAAATATTGAAAAAGAAGGTAGTCATGCTTCACTGTACGTCTGAATACCCTGCGCCGGTCAAAGATGTTAATCTAAGAGTCATACCTAAGCTTATCGACGCGTTTGGTATTCCTGTGGGTTATTCAGACCATACACAAAGCATTGTCATCCCATCAGCAGCGGTCGCGTTGGGCGCAGAAGTTATAGAAAAGCATTTTACCCTGGACAGAAAAATGAAAGGACCGGATCACAAAGCCTCCATTGAACCTAATGCGTTTAAAAATATGGTTGACAACATTAGAGATGTTGAAAACGCTCTTGGCGGGTCAAGAAAAATAGTAACATCAATGGAATGGAGCAATAGAAAATTAGTTCGAAAAGGTGTATATGCTAAGGGTAAAATAAAAACCGGGGAGACGATCACAGCGGATAAGATCATGGCAAAACGTCCTGCCGATGCTCATTCACCGATGCTATTCTGGACTTTTATCGATAAAAAAGCGGAGAAGGACTATGACCCAGATGATGCGATCAGATAG
- a CDS encoding aminotransferase DegT, giving the protein MKIELDSPNLGELEKKYLCECVDSSFVSTIGPFVTKFEEEFAQYLEVPRAVSVQSGTSALHIALIELGITSGDEVILPALTFVASANPVRYVGATPVFVDVDPVTWGILPEKIEEAITNKTKAIMPVHLYGNPCDMDSIISIAKKYDLFVIEDATESLGATYNGLCTGTIGDIGCYSFNGNKVITTGGGGMVVAKDAQRAEHIKFLVNQARDVSKGFYHTEVGYNMRMTNLEASLGLAQMERLHTFLEKKRSFNNIYRKILADIPFIKFQEENAYGKSAWWLSSITVEHPQKDIPTIQEELKSKGIPSRRLFVPINNFPPYNDASNDLLSVCEHLYKCGLNLPSSTVNAEKTIQSVAEEIKKICIY; this is encoded by the coding sequence ATGAAAATTGAGTTGGACTCCCCTAACTTGGGTGAACTGGAAAAAAAATATCTATGTGAATGTGTTGATTCTTCCTTTGTTTCAACGATAGGACCTTTTGTCACAAAATTTGAGGAAGAATTTGCACAATATTTGGAAGTACCCCGCGCTGTGTCTGTTCAAAGTGGTACTTCAGCTTTGCATATTGCTTTAATAGAACTGGGGATCACCTCTGGAGATGAAGTTATACTTCCAGCCTTAACTTTTGTTGCGTCTGCAAATCCCGTGCGGTATGTTGGAGCCACTCCTGTTTTTGTTGACGTGGACCCAGTAACATGGGGTATTTTACCAGAAAAAATAGAAGAAGCTATAACTAATAAGACTAAGGCAATTATGCCGGTCCACCTGTATGGAAATCCGTGTGATATGGATTCTATTATTTCTATTGCAAAAAAGTATGACCTCTTTGTAATTGAGGATGCTACAGAAAGCCTGGGAGCAACATATAATGGACTATGCACAGGAACGATCGGCGATATCGGCTGTTATAGCTTTAACGGAAATAAAGTAATAACCACCGGTGGCGGAGGTATGGTCGTAGCAAAAGATGCACAAAGGGCTGAACACATCAAATTCCTTGTCAATCAGGCAAGAGATGTTTCAAAGGGCTTCTATCATACAGAAGTAGGTTATAACATGCGGATGACAAACCTTGAAGCGTCATTGGGACTGGCACAAATGGAAAGACTGCATACCTTTCTTGAAAAGAAGAGGAGCTTTAATAATATATACCGAAAAATTCTTGCTGATATACCATTTATAAAATTCCAGGAAGAAAATGCTTATGGGAAAAGCGCTTGGTGGCTCTCTTCTATAACAGTAGAGCATCCTCAAAAGGATATCCCGACTATTCAGGAAGAATTGAAAAGTAAAGGCATCCCGTCCAGGCGTTTGTTTGTCCCAATCAATAATTTCCCCCCTTACAATGATGCTAGCAATGATCTTTTATCAGTTTGTGAACACTTGTATAAATGTGGGCTAAACTTGCCGAGCTCCACTGTCAATGCAGAAAAAACAATACAATCTGTAGCAGAAGAGATAAAAAAAATATGCATATATTAA
- a CDS encoding sugar acetyltransferase, giving the protein MRSDSSRPYIIIGGGGHAKVLIDMLQELDVNIIGYTEINEIHEKIMGVPCIGNDDVIFKYKVEEIYLVNGLGSTGDNTYRKMIFEKYREKGYLFPSVVSMAASLSGNITVGFGVQIMRGALIQPGVTLDDNTIVNTGAVIDHDCIIGKHVHIAPGVTISGGVTINEMTHIGTGAKIIQSINIGREALVAAGAVVINNVSEKTCVKGVPAR; this is encoded by the coding sequence ATGCGATCAGATAGCTCCAGGCCATACATAATAATTGGCGGAGGCGGTCATGCCAAAGTACTGATAGACATGTTGCAGGAACTTGATGTTAATATTATTGGCTATACAGAGATAAACGAAATCCATGAAAAAATAATGGGAGTACCGTGTATAGGAAATGATGATGTAATATTTAAATATAAAGTTGAAGAAATATATCTCGTTAACGGACTTGGATCGACTGGAGACAATACATATCGTAAGATGATATTTGAAAAATATAGAGAGAAAGGATATCTTTTCCCTTCAGTTGTATCAATGGCAGCTTCTTTGTCAGGAAATATCACAGTAGGTTTTGGAGTTCAGATAATGCGTGGAGCACTGATCCAGCCCGGCGTTACCCTGGATGACAATACTATTGTGAATACCGGGGCAGTGATCGATCACGATTGTATCATTGGAAAACATGTTCATATAGCACCCGGAGTAACAATTTCCGGAGGCGTAACGATAAATGAAATGACTCACATTGGGACCGGTGCTAAAATAATACAGAGTATAAATATTGGCAGGGAAGCATTGGTTGCAGCAGGAGCTGTCGTTATAAATAATGTTTCTGAAAAAACTTGCGTTAAAGGTGTCCCGGCAAGGTAA
- a CDS encoding NAD(P)-dependent oxidoreductase, whose protein sequence is MKLLVIDTVGMVGHVVAIYMKEQGHEVLGINETSSEIVQTIVGSLLDTDLFANEIKNGRYDAVINCSAIINQDAEADKSKAAFINAYLPHFLEKVISCTNTVLVHRSTDCIFSGNRGQYALDDFPDAPSFYARSKALGEVINNKDITIRTSLIGPEYDYCGSGLFNWFYSQKGDVCGFANAFWTGLTTIEFAREIEKLLFEHAHGLFQLVPDHAITKHDLLLLFEKYFPKNRNVIRVDNKLVDKSLIQCLNGYEVLIPDYEDMIKDMANWINNHKELYTNYK, encoded by the coding sequence ATGAAGCTATTAGTAATAGACACCGTAGGGATGGTAGGACATGTTGTCGCCATATACATGAAAGAGCAGGGTCATGAGGTTTTAGGTATTAATGAAACGTCCTCTGAGATAGTTCAAACAATAGTTGGCAGCTTATTAGACACAGACCTTTTTGCAAATGAAATAAAGAACGGCAGGTATGACGCTGTTATAAACTGCTCAGCTATCATCAACCAAGATGCAGAGGCGGATAAATCAAAAGCAGCATTTATCAATGCATATCTGCCACATTTTCTTGAGAAAGTAATTTCTTGTACTAATACGGTGCTTGTTCATCGGAGTACAGACTGTATTTTCTCAGGAAATAGAGGACAGTATGCATTGGATGATTTTCCTGATGCCCCTAGCTTCTATGCGAGAAGCAAAGCCCTAGGCGAAGTGATTAATAATAAAGACATAACCATCCGTACTTCATTGATAGGTCCGGAATATGATTACTGCGGAAGCGGTCTTTTCAACTGGTTTTATAGCCAAAAAGGTGATGTCTGTGGTTTTGCAAATGCTTTCTGGACCGGCCTCACTACAATAGAGTTTGCCCGTGAAATTGAAAAACTTCTTTTTGAGCATGCACACGGTTTGTTCCAGTTAGTACCTGATCACGCAATTACGAAACATGACCTGTTACTGCTCTTTGAGAAATATTTTCCAAAAAACAGGAACGTCATAAGAGTTGACAATAAACTAGTAGATAAATCTTTGATCCAGTGTCTTAATGGATATGAAGTTTTAATTCCTGATTATGAAGATATGATTAAAGATATGGCCAATTGGATCAATAACCATAAAGAACTGTATACGAACTACAAATAA
- the neuC gene encoding UDP-N-acetylglucosamine 2-epimerase (hydrolyzing): MTYKIAVVTGTRAEYGLLYWLMKTMQNDSEMELQLIVTGAHLSPEFGSTVNDIEKDGFRIDWKVEMLLSSDSSVAITKSLGLCVIGFADAFDHLKPDMVILLGDRYEILGAAEAAIIARIPIAHLHGGEVTLGAYDNAFRHSITQMSTLHFVARKEYMDRVVNMGADPDRVFLVGPMCLDAMINMELPDKTELENDLGISLDHPLYVVTYHPETLSDQSSENQINELLCALNSFPDATMIFSGANADTDGRIINIKIVEFCEAFPERRVFKLSLGMKRYWGLLKIADVMIGNSSSGIIEAPLLGVNVINIGDRQKDRISDRLVVNCPCERNAIASEISKLKSSPLKEYKNSFNYSEPSKKIIAAINDFFRRGK, from the coding sequence ATGACTTATAAAATAGCCGTTGTCACAGGAACCAGAGCAGAATACGGACTTTTGTACTGGTTAATGAAAACCATGCAAAACGATTCAGAAATGGAACTGCAGCTGATCGTCACCGGGGCTCATTTAAGCCCGGAGTTTGGATCGACTGTGAATGATATTGAAAAAGACGGATTCAGGATTGACTGGAAAGTAGAGATGCTGCTCTCCTCTGATTCAAGTGTTGCCATAACAAAATCATTAGGACTATGTGTAATTGGTTTTGCCGATGCTTTTGATCACCTGAAACCGGATATGGTTATTTTGCTGGGGGACAGATATGAGATACTTGGAGCAGCAGAAGCAGCTATTATAGCAAGGATCCCAATAGCTCATTTACACGGCGGAGAAGTCACACTTGGTGCATATGATAATGCATTTCGCCACAGCATCACACAAATGAGCACATTGCATTTTGTCGCACGTAAGGAATATATGGATAGGGTCGTTAATATGGGTGCGGATCCTGACCGGGTCTTCCTCGTCGGACCAATGTGTCTTGACGCGATGATCAACATGGAATTGCCGGATAAAACAGAACTTGAAAATGACCTGGGAATTTCTTTAGATCATCCTCTCTATGTTGTTACCTACCACCCGGAAACCCTCTCTGACCAATCTTCAGAAAACCAGATCAACGAGCTTCTTTGTGCGCTGAATTCTTTTCCTGATGCAACAATGATCTTTTCCGGAGCCAACGCTGATACTGACGGACGAATAATAAATATAAAAATAGTTGAATTTTGTGAAGCTTTTCCTGAAAGAAGGGTTTTCAAGCTCTCTCTCGGCATGAAACGTTACTGGGGGCTGCTGAAAATCGCAGATGTGATGATAGGCAACTCTTCAAGTGGAATTATTGAAGCGCCCTTATTGGGTGTGAATGTTATTAATATTGGTGACAGGCAGAAAGACAGGATCAGCGACAGACTTGTTGTGAATTGCCCTTGTGAAAGAAATGCAATCGCATCTGAGATATCAAAATTGAAATCATCACCTTTAAAAGAATACAAAAATAGTTTCAACTATTCTGAGCCTTCAAAAAAGATCATTGCTGCAATTAACGATTTTTTTAGGAGGGGCAAATGA